In the genome of Nonomuraea sp. NBC_00507, the window GCCCGCGCTGGCCGCCCGCGACGAGCTGATGACGGCCGAGAAGGAGCGCATCGCCAAGGCGGCGCTGGCCGAGCTGCCCGAGGACGGATCGGTCATCATCGACGCGGGCACCACGACGGGCCGGCTGGTCCAGGTGCTGCCCGCCGACCGCGAGCTCACCGTCGTGGTGAACTCGCCACCGCTGGCCACGGTCCTGGCCGCCCGCCCCAACCTGCACGTGATCATGCTGGGCGGGCGGCTGCGCGGCAAGACGCTCGCCACGGTCGACGACTGGGCGCTGCGCCCGCTCGCGCACCTCAACGTGGACGTCGCGTTCATCGGCACCAACGGCTGCTCGCCGGCCCGGGGACTGACCACGCCGGACCCGGCCGAGGCGGCGATCAAGCGGGCCATGGTCAAGGCCGCGCAGCGCAGTGTGCTCCTGGCCGACCACACGAAGTTCTCCAACACCTACCTGGCCACGTTCGCCGAGCTGAGCGAGATCGACGTGGTGATCAGCGACACCGGGCTGGACGTCACGCTCGCCGCCGACGTGGCGGCGGCGGGGCCGGAGGTGATCAGGGCGTGATCCTCACCCTGACGCTCAACCCCAGCCTGGACCGCACGATCGAGATCGGCGCGCTGGACCGGGGAGCGGTCATCCGCGCCGCCGCCGCCCACCTGGATCCGGGCGGCAAGGGCGTGAACGTCTCGCGCGCTCTGCTGGCCAACCGGGTCGCCTCGCGCGCGGTGGTGCCGTTCGGCGGGGACGAGGGCAGGCAGCTCGTCCGTCTCCTCGCCGCCCAGGGGCTCGACATGGTCACCGTCCCGGTGGCCGGCCCGACCCGGTCGAACGTCACGCTCGCCGAGCCCGACGGCACCACCACCAAGATCAACGAGCCGGGGACGGCCCTGTCGCCCGGCGAGCTGGACACGATCGCGGAGGCGGTGCTGGCCGCCGCGCACGAGGCGGACTGGGTGGTCGCCTCCGGCAGCCTGCCCCCTGAGGTGCCCGCCGACGTCTACGCCCGGTTGTGCCTCAGGTTCGCCGAGGCGGGCATCCTTGTGGCGGTCGACACCAGCGGGCCCGCCCTGTCGTGCGCGCTCGGCGCGGCGCCGGCCCTGGTCAAGCCGAACGTGGAGGAGCTCGCCGCGGCCACCGGCATGCCCATCCGCTGCCTCGGCGACGTGGTGAAGGCCGCGGGCAAGCTGCGGGCCGCGGGCGCGCACACGGTACTGGCCAGCCTGGGCGCCGACGGCGCGGTGCTGGTCGAGGAGTCCGGCATCTGGTACGGCGAGGCGCCGGTGACCGAGCCCCGCAGCTCCGTCGGCGCGGGCGACGCCATGCTGGCCGGATTCTTAGCGGACGGCGGCCACGGGCCTGACGCGCTGGCGCGGGCCCTGGCCTGGGGCGCCGCCGCGGTGCGCCTGCCCGGAAGCCGCATGCCGGGACCCGCCGACATCGACCTCGGCGCCGTCACCGTCCACCAGCCCGACCCGGCCCGCCTCCTTACCTCGACCCCGCCCGCTCCTCCCCTCTAGCCGGCAAAGCCGCTGATTCTCTGCACAACCCCCCGAAGGAGCTAGTCCCATGGCCGACACTTACACACCTCCGGTCACCGGAACCGGCGTCAAGGCCACCATCCAGCGCATCGGCGGCCACCTGGCCGGCATGATCATGCCGAACATCGGCGCGTTCATCGCCTGGGGCCTGATCACCGCGCTGTTCATCCCGACCGGCTGGCTGCCGAACGAGGACCTCGCCAAGATGGTCGGCCCGATCATCTCCACCCTGCTGCCGGTCCTCATCGCCTACACCGGCGGCCGGATGGTGCACGGGCAGCGCGGTGCGGTCGTCGGCGCGGTGGCGGTGATGGGCGTCGTGGTCGGCACCGAGGCCCCGATGTTCCTGGGCGCCATGATCATCGGCCCGCTCACCGCCCTGATCCTGAAATATGTGGACAAGTTCACCGAAGCGCGGACCAGGGCCGGGTTCGAGATGCTGGTGGACAACTTCTCCGCCGGCATCGTGGGCGGCGCGATGGCGATCGTCGGATTCCTCGGCATCGGGCCCATCGTGCAGGCGGTCACCACGGCCGCGGGCAACGCCGTGGAGTGGCTGATCACCAACAACCTGCTGCCTGTGGCGTCCGTGCTCATCGAGCCGGCCAAGGTGCTGTTCCTGAACAACGCCATCAACCACGGCGTGCTCAGCCCCCTGGGTGTCGCGCAGGCGGCCGAGCAGGGCAAGTCGATCCTGTTCATGCTGGAGTCGAACCCGGGTCCCGGTCTTGGGCTGCTGCTGGCGTACCTGCTGTTCGGGCCGCGCGAGCTGCGGCCGAGCACGCCCGCCGCGATGATCATCCACTTCTTCGGCGGCATCCACGAGATCTACTTCCCGTACGTTCTCATGAAGCCGCGCCTCATCGCGGCCGTCATCGCGGGCGGCGCGGCCGGGGTGTTCACGTTCATGATCACCGGAGCCGGCCTGGTCGCCACCCCGTCGCCGGGCAGCATCTTCGCCTACCTGGCGGTCACGCCGAAGGGCGGCTGGCTGGGCTCGAGCCTCGGGATCCTCGTGGCCACCGCCGTGTCGTTCGCCGTCGCCGCCCTCCTGCTCGGCTTCGGCAGGGGCGAGAAGGCCGCCGATGAGGAAGTTTCCAGCACCGAACCCGCCACCAAGGAGGCCTGAGCCATGGACGCCAAGGACATCCGAAAGATCATCGTCGCCTGCGACGCCGGGATGGGCAGCAGCGTGATGCTCGCCTCCACGCTGCGCAAACAGCTCAAGGACAGCGGCGTCACCGTGGAGCACACGCCGGTCAACTCCATCCCCGACGACGCCGACGTGGTGCTGTGCCACGCCGGGCTGGCCGCCCGCGCCAGGGCCGCCGCGCCGGGGAAGCTGCTGGTGCCGTTCCAGATCTTCCTCGGCGACCCGGCCGTGACCAGGCTGGTCAACACCATCAAGAACGGCGGCACCGTCGATGCGTGACGACCTGCTCGACCCGCGCGCGGTGCGGCTGCACGAGAGCGCCGCCGACCGCGACGCGGCCATCCGCCTCTGCGGCCGGCTACTGGTCGAGGTGGGGGCGGTCGCGGAGCCGTACGTCGAGGCGATGCTCGAACGGGAGCGGTCGATCTCCACCTACGTCGGCGAGGGCGTCGCCATCCCGCACGGGACGGACGCGTCCAAGGAGGACATCAAGCGGGACGCCATCTGCGTCGTGCGTTTCCCCGGCGGCGTGGACTGGGACGGCGAGCAGGTCACGCTCTGCGTCGGCATCGCCGCCAGGGAGGGCGGCCACGTGCCGCTGCTGGCGGCGCTGGCCGAGATCCTGCTCGACCCCGACCGCGCCCGGGCCCTCCGCGAGGCGACCGAGGTTTCACAGGTGATGAAGGAGCTCGTATGAAAGTCGCCAGATTCCACGCCCCGGGCGACATCAGGATCGAGGACGCGCCCGAGCCCGTGGCCGGGCCGGGCGAGCTGAAGATCCGGGTACGCAACTGCTCGACCTGCGGCACGGACGCCAAGATCTTCAAGTTCGGGCACCACCACATCAGGCCGCCACGGGTGATGGGGCACGAGATCGCCGGCGAGGTCGTGGACACCGGCGCCCGGGTGCAGGTGATCGCCGCCATCCCGTGCGGCACGTGCGCCGAGTGCCTGCGCGGCCGCCAGACGGTCTGCCCGAACCAGGAGTCGATGGGCTACCACTACGACGGCGGCTTCGCCGAGTACATGATCATCCCAGCGAAGGTGCTCGCCGTCGACGGCGTCAACGCCATCCCCGACGGCGTCGGCTTCGCCGAGGCGTCGGTCGCCGAGCCCCTGGCCTGCGTGCTGAACGGGCAGGAGCTGGCGGGCGTCGGCGCGGGCGACGACGTGGTGGTGATGGGCGCGGGCCCGATCGGCTGCCTGCACGTCCGGCTGGCCCGGGCACGCGGCGCCGCCCGCGTGTTCCTCGTGGACGTCAACGCGCAGCGCCTGGCCATGGCCGCCGAACTGGTGAGCCCGGACGCCGCCATCGACGCCGACCCCGTCGAGCAGGTGCTGAAGCTGACCGGCGGGCGCGGCGCCGACGTGGTGATCACGGCGGCGGCGTCGGGGGCGGCGCAGGAGCAGGCGGTGCGGATGGCGGCCAGGCAGGGCCGGATCAGCTTCTTCGGCGGCCTGCCCAAGGACGACCCGATCATCGCACTGGACTCCAACCTGGTGCATTACCGCGAGCTGACGATCGTCGGCGCGAACGGCTCCAGCCCCGCCCACAACGCCTCGGCGCTGCGCCTGGTGGCCGAGGGGGCCGTCGTGGTCTCCGACCTGATCACCCACCGGCTGCCGCTCCCCCAGGTGCTCGACGGGATCGACCTCGTCAGCCGGGGCGCGGCCATCAAGGTCACGATCGAACCGTAAGGAGACGCTCTGATGGCACATCGAACGGTCGCCGTGGCCTCGGCCAGCGGCCTGCACGCCCGGCCCGCCAAGCTCTTCGTCCAGGAGGCGGTGCGGCTCGGGGTGCCCGTGACGGTGCGGCTCGGCGAGAAGGCCGTGCCGGCCAAGAGCATGCTGGGAGTGTTGTCGCTGGGGGCCGTCCAGGGGACGGAGGTGACGCTGGAGGCGGACGGGCCGGGGGCCGAGGAGGCGCTGGACGCGCTGGCGTCGCTGCTCTCGCGCGACCTGGACGCGGAAGAGGCCCTCGATGCCTGACACCCCGCTCCGGCCCGGCGTCGCGGAGCCTCAACCAGGAACCCGTGCCGGCGGCTCCCGTCCTGACAGCGGCCCCTGGACGGGGGCCGGCGGGCGGCTCACCGGACTCGGCGTCAGCCAGGGCCGGGCGGCGGGCCCGGTGATCCGGATGGCCGGGCCGCCGCGGCTGCCCGCCCCCCATCCGGTCGCCGACCCCGGCGCCGAGGCGGCCACCGTCGTCAAAGCCCTGGGGGCGGTGGCCGCCGACCTCGCCCAGCGGGCCACCGGCGCGCAGGGGGAGGCCGCCGAGATCCTCGAGGCACTCGCCATGATCGCCGACGACCCGATGCTGCGTGAGGAGGCCGAGGGAAAGGCACGCAGCGGCCTGGACGCGGCCCACGCCCTGGACGCGGCCTTCACCCATCACCGGGACGCCCTCGCCGCGCTGGGCGGCTACCTGGCCGAGCGGGCCGCCGACCTGGACGACCTCAAGCATCGCGCGGTGGCGTTCGCGCTCGGCCTGCCCATGCCGGGGCTTCCCTCCCCCGGCCACCCGTACGTGCTGGTGGCCGCGGACCTCTCCCCCGCCGACACCGCCGGCCTGGGCGACGACGTGCTGGCACTGGTCACCGAGCGGGGCGGGCCGACCAGCCACACCGCGATCCTGGCCCGCGGCCGGGGCCTGCCCGCGGTGGTGGCCTGCCCGGAGATCGCCGGCGTCCCCGACGGCACCATCGTCGGCGTCGACGGCACGACCGGCGAGATCGCCCTCGGCCTGTCCGCCGCGGAGGCGGTCGAGGTCGGGGAGCGCGACCGCGCCGAGAAGGCCAGACTGGCGGCGAGCCACGGCCCCGGCAGGACCGCCGACGGCCACCCCGTCAAGCTTTTACTCAACGTCGGCTCGGCCGCGGACCTGCGCCCGGGCGCGGAGGGCGTCGGGCTGTTCCGCACGGAGTTCCTGTTCCTGGACCGCAGGCAGGCGCCCTCGTTCGAGGAGCAGGTCGCGGCCTACACCGAGGTGTTCACGCAGGCCGAGACGGTCATCGTCCGCACGCTGGACGCCGGCACCGACAAGCCGCTGCCCTTCCTGGGGCTGCCCGGGGAGCCGAACCCCGCCTTGGGCGTGCGCGGCCTGCGGGTGGACCGGATGCTCCCGGACGTGCTGGACACGCAGCTCGACGCGATCGCCGAAGCGGCCAGGGCCGCGGGCGCGCAGGCGTGGGTGATGGCGCCCATGGTCACCACGATGGGCGAGGCGTCCGGCTTCGCCCGTCGTGCCCGTGCCAAGGGCATTGCCAGGGTCGGGGTGATGGTGGAGGTGCCGGCGGCGGCGCTACGGGCCCGGCGGTTGCTGCAGGAGGTGGACTTCCTCAGCATCGGCACCAATGATCTGGCCCAGTACACCTTCGCCGCCGATCGCCAGCACTCCTCCCTGGCCGATCTCCTCGACCCCCGTCAACCGGCCCTCTTGGAGCTGATCGCGAGGTGCGCGGAGGCGGGGCGGGAGGCGGGCAAGCCGGTCGGCGTGTGCGGGGAGGCGGCCGGCGACCCACTGCTCGCACCCCTCCTGGTGGGGCTGGGGGTGACGAGCCTGTCCATGGCACCGGTGTGCGTTCCCGCGGTCCGGGAGGCCTTGGCGGCCCTCACCCTGCAGGAGTGCCGGGAACGCGCCCGTGCGGCCCTCGACTAGGTGCGCGCGCCGGCCGCTCCTCCTGCGAGGAGCGCGGTCACCGTCACAGCTTGACGAGTTTGGCGTAGGGCGCGTTGATGCGGCGCGTCTCCGCACCGAAATCAACGAGGACGGCCACATCCTGCTCGACGGCGATGACGCGGCCGAGGCCGTATTTGTCGTGGCTGACCTGGTCCCGCACGGCGAACTGCTCGATGGGAGGTGGAGGAGGCTCGGCAACGTTGAAGGGGCTTCCTGGCAGGCGTCGCCGGGCCGCGGCGTGAGGTCTCATTGGTTTCAGTATGCGCCCTTCTGACGAATAAAGCGACCGGTCACGGAGGAGCCGGCGCGAAAGCACGGATGTGCGGGGGGAGCCGGGGACGCCACAGATCCGGGCCCGCAGCGGTGCGGGCCCGGATCCATGACATGTGCCAGGTCAGGCGGCGACGATGTTCTCCGCCTGCAGACCCTTCTGGCCCTGGACGACGTCGAAGGACACCTTCTGGCCCTCGTGCAGCTCCCGGTAGCCGCCGCTGGCGACGATGTTGGAGTAGTGCGCGAAGACGTCGGGGCCGTCGTTGTCCTGAGCGATGAAGCCGAAGCCCTTTTCGGCGTTGAACCACTTCACGGTTCCGGTTGCCATATCGATCTCCTCGAGATGTGTGCAGGAACGCAATTCGCACCGTGCGAATTGCCGTGTCGCCGCGATGAGCCCATCCGGAGATGACCGGAAAAGAAAAACGCGCCCGAAGATCACAGTCTGTCAGGCGCGCACAAAGTCTTTATGGGTACCACAACTACAACTGCAGTTCAGTCTAGCACACGTTTCGGGTCCACCGCCCTGAGCCGGAGCTGGTCGTTCTCGATGTCGACCGTCACCCTGCCGCCCTCAGACACCTCGCCGGTCAGCAACATCGTGGACAGCCGGTTGTCCAGCTCCCGCTGCACCGTCCGCCGCAGCGGCCGGGCCCCGAACTCCGGCTGGTAGCCGCGCTGCGCCAGCCAGTCCTTGGCCGGGTCCGTGACCTCCAGCGTGACGTCCTGTCCGCGCAGCCGCTGCCGGGTGCGCTCCAGCATCAGGTCCACGATCCGGCGCAGCTGGTCGCGCTCCAGCCGCTTGAAGACGATCGTCTCGTCGATGCGGTTGAGCAGCTCCGGCCGCAGGGAGCGGCGCAGCAGGTCCATGAGCCGGCTCTCGAGCTGCGCGGGGTCGGCGGTGGACTCCAGGATGAGCTGGGCGCCGAGGTTGCTGGTCATGATGACGATCGTGTTGGTGAAGTCCACCGTGCGGCCGTGCCCGTCGGTGAGGCGGCCGTCGTCGAGCATCTGCAGCAGGATGTTCATGACGTCCGGGTGGGCCTTCTCGACCTCGTCCAGGAGGATCACGCCGTGCGGGCGGCGGCGTACGGCCTCGGTGAGCTGGCCCGCCTCCTCGTACCCGACGTATCCGGGCGGCGCGCCGATGAGGCGCGAGAGCGTGTGCCGCTCCTGGTACTCGCTCATGTCGATGCGCACCATGTGCTCCTCGCCCCCGAACAGGGCCGCGGCGAGCGCCCTGGCCAGCTCGGTCTTGCCGACGCCCGTGGGGCCGAGGAACAGGAAGCTGCCGATGGGCCGGTTGGGGTCCGACAGTCCCGCCCGCGCCCTGCGTACCGCCTCCGCGATCGCGGTCACCGCCTCGTCCTGGCCGATCACGCGCTGGTGCAGGTGCTCTTCGAGGCGCATGAGCCGATCGCGTTCCTGCTCGGTGAGCTGGGTGACCGGGATGCCGGTGCGGCGGGAGACGACCTCGGCGATGTCCTCCACCATGACCTGCGGCACGGTCTCCGTGCCCTGCCTGGCGCGCTGCAGCTCCGGCCGGACCTTTTCGATCTCCCTGGTCAGGTCCTTGGCCCGGTCGAAGTCGTCAGCGGCGACGGCCTGATCCTTGTCGCGGCGCAGCGAGTCCAGGCGTTCCTCCAGCTCCCGCACGTCGCTGCCGGGGGTGCGTGAGCGCAGCCGCACCCTGGCCGCGGCCTGGTCCATCAGGTCGATGGCCTTGTCGGGCAGGAAGCGGTCGGAGATGTAGCGGGCCGACAGGGTCGCGGCGGCGTCCAGGGCCTCGTCGGTGATGCGGACCTGGTGGTGGGCCTCGTACGCGTCGCGCAGCCCCGCCAGGATCGCCACCGTCTCCTCCACGGTCGGCTCGGCGACCAGGATCGGCTGGAAGCGGCGTTCGAGTGCCGCGTCCTTCTCGATGTTCTTGCGGTATTCGTCGATCGTGGTGGCGGCGACGACGTGCAGCTCGCCGCGGGCCAGGGCGGGCTTGAGGATGTTCGCCGCGTCCATGCCGCCCTCGGCGGCGCCGGCGCCGACCAGGTTGTGCACCTCGTCGATGAAGACGATGATCTCGTCGGCGTGCTCGCGCACCTCGTCGATGACCTTCTTGATGCGGTCCTCGAACTCGCCGCGGTATTTCGTCCCGGCCACCATCCCGGTCAGGTCGAGGGCGACCACGCGGCGGTCCTTGAGCGGGTCGGGGACGCTGCCGTTGACGATGCGCTGGGCGATGCCCTCGACGATCGCGGTCTTGCCGACGCCGGGCTCGCCGATGAGGCACGGGTTGTTCTTGGTACGGCGCGACAGCACCTCGATGGACTGCTCGATCTCGTCCTCACGGCCGACGACCGGGTCGATCTTGCCCTGCCGGGCCTGCTCCGTGAGGTCCCGGCCGTACTCGTCCAGCGAGGGCGTGTTCGTCGCGCGGCGGGCTTCGCCTCGGCGGGCCGGGCCCGCCAGGATGGCCTGCTGCAGCTCGTTCGCCGAGACGCCCTGCTCCTGCAGGAGGCGGGCGGCGCTGGAGTCCTGGTTGGCGGCCGCCGCGAGCAGCAGGTGCTCGGGGCCGATGTAGGAGGACTGGAGGGCGCGGGAGATGCGCTGGGCGTCGAGGATGGCGCGTTTGGCGGCGGGCGAGAGGGTCGTGGGCGGCTCGGCGGGCAGGCCGGGGCCGCTCATCTCGTCGATGCGGTCACGCAGCCGCCCCAGGTCCACCCCTGCGGTACGCAGCATGGCCTGGGTGACGTCGTCGTCGATCAGCGCGTCCAGCAGGTCGAGCACGTCGAGGTCCGGCGCGCCGCGCTGCCCGGCCGCCTCCAGCGCGCGCCGGAGCACCTCCCGGGCCGAGGCGCTCAGGAGCTTGCCCACGTCCACCCGCTGCACGCTGGGCCGGGTCGGCGGCCAGCCCTCCACGCCGCCGAACACCCGGCCCGTGAGCTCCTCGAACCCTCTGAACGGATCTCCACCGAAAAACGACCTGAACGGCATGTCCGCCATCGAATGCCCCCTCTACGCTCCAGGGGACACCTAGCCGTCCAGGCCGCAAGCGATAGCCAGTAATCAGCAAGTATCAGGTCAGGGGCCGCCGGCGCAGGCTCGCCTCGGCCAGCTGCGGCGGCTGCCAGCCCGCGTCGGCCGGGTTGAGCGTGACGCCGGGCGCGACGATCTCGTCGATCCGGTCGAGCACGTCGTCGCTCAGCCGCACGTCGGCGGCGGTGAGCTGGCTCTCCAGGTGCTCCATGGTGCGCGGCCCGATGATCGCCGAGGTCACGGCCCGGTGCCGGATCGTGAACGCGATCGACAACTCGATCAGCGTGATCCCGGCCTCCGCGGACAGCACGGCGAGTTTCTCGACCGCGTCGAGCTTGCGCTGGTTGACCTCCTGCGTCATGTCGTAGCGGTCGGGCAGCCGCTGCGCCCTGCGGGTCCGATCCGTACGGAGATCAACTGTGGTGACGAAGTCCCCGCGATACGCGACTAGCGGTTGCCGCTCAGCCAGCCGCCGGCGAGCGGGCTCCAGACGATGACGCCCATGCCGTACTTCTCGGCCACGGGCAGCACGCCGGCCTCGATGCCGCGCACGAGCGGCGAGTACGGCGGCTGCTCGCACACGAACCGTTCCAGCCCGCGCCGGTCCGACGCCCACTGCGCCTCGACGATCTGGTGGGCGGGGAAGGTGGAGCTGCCGAGGTAGCGGACCTTGCCCTGGCGGACGAGGTCGGTGAGCGCGCCGAGGGTCTCCTCGATGTCGGTGTCCGGGTCGGGGCGGTGGATCTGGTAGAGGTCGATCCAGTCGGTGCCGAGACGCCTGAGGCTGTTCTCGACGGCCTGGAAGATCCAGCGGCGGGAGTTGCCCCGCTCGTTGGGTCCCTCCCCCATGACGCCGTGGCACTTCGTGGCCAGCACCACGTGGTCCCGCTTGCCGGACTTGGCGAGCGCCTGGCCGACGAACTCCTCCGACTGCCCCTGCGAGTAGACGTCGGCGGTATCGATGAAGTTGATCCCCGCGTCCAGCGCCCGGTCGATGATCCGGGCCGACTCGCCGGGGTCGGACTCCCCCCACCAGCCGAACATCATCGCGCCGAGGCAGAGCGGACTGACCTTGAGTCCGGTACGTCCGAGTACACGATATTCAGTCATGGTTCTCACTCTGTCGCGACGAGGGTGCGGATGGGCGTCGCGCCCGAGACGAGTTCCAGGGTCCGGCCGGCCGTGCCCGGGTTGTCGAGCAGCGCCATGATCACGGCGGCCACGTCGTCGCGCGGCACCGACCCCGGCGGCACCTCGGGCGCCAGCCGGACCAGGCCCGTGCCCGGCTCGTCGGTCAGGCGGCCGGGGCGGACGATCGTCCAGGCCAGGCCGTCGCGGCGGCGCAGGTCCTCCTCGGCGGCGGTCTTGGCGTCGATGTACGCGGCCCACACCTCGTCCCGGCCCGGCGCCGGCGGCCTGCCCGCACCCATGGAGGAGATCTGGATGAAGCGCCCCACTCCCGCTCTCTCCGCGGCGTCGGCGAGCAGCACGGACGCGGCCCGGTCCACGGTGTCCTTGCGTGCCGCGCCGCTGCCGGGTCCCGCGCCCGCGGCGAACACCACGGCGTCCGCGCCACGCACGATCTCCGTCACCTCGTCCAGGCTCGCCTTCTCCAGGTCGCAGACCACGGCCTCGGCTCCGGTGGCCTCGACATCGGCGACGTGGGCAGGGTTGCGTACCAGGCCGACCACGCCCGACTTGAGGCGCTCCGCCAGCCGCAGCCCGATCTTCCCATGGCCACCTGCAATGATGATCCGCATATCCCCATGGTGTCATGGACCCCATGAGCGACTTCCCGCAAGCTCCGACGCCCGCCTTCCTCTTCGACCTTGACGGCACCTTGATCGACAGCGTTTACCAGCACGTCATCGCCTGGCGGCAGGCGTTGTCGAGCATGGGGATCGACCTGTCGGTGTGGCG includes:
- a CDS encoding DeoR/GlpR family DNA-binding transcription regulator is translated as MYAEERQQEILRRARATGRVDVVTLAADLDVTTETIRRDLTSLERAGVLRRVHGGAIPVERLGFEPALAARDELMTAEKERIAKAALAELPEDGSVIIDAGTTTGRLVQVLPADRELTVVVNSPPLATVLAARPNLHVIMLGGRLRGKTLATVDDWALRPLAHLNVDVAFIGTNGCSPARGLTTPDPAEAAIKRAMVKAAQRSVLLADHTKFSNTYLATFAELSEIDVVISDTGLDVTLAADVAAAGPEVIRA
- the pfkB gene encoding 1-phosphofructokinase; translation: MILTLTLNPSLDRTIEIGALDRGAVIRAAAAHLDPGGKGVNVSRALLANRVASRAVVPFGGDEGRQLVRLLAAQGLDMVTVPVAGPTRSNVTLAEPDGTTTKINEPGTALSPGELDTIAEAVLAAAHEADWVVASGSLPPEVPADVYARLCLRFAEAGILVAVDTSGPALSCALGAAPALVKPNVEELAAATGMPIRCLGDVVKAAGKLRAAGAHTVLASLGADGAVLVEESGIWYGEAPVTEPRSSVGAGDAMLAGFLADGGHGPDALARALAWGAAAVRLPGSRMPGPADIDLGAVTVHQPDPARLLTSTPPAPPL
- the mtlA gene encoding mannitol-specific PTS transporter subunit IIC; translation: MADTYTPPVTGTGVKATIQRIGGHLAGMIMPNIGAFIAWGLITALFIPTGWLPNEDLAKMVGPIISTLLPVLIAYTGGRMVHGQRGAVVGAVAVMGVVVGTEAPMFLGAMIIGPLTALILKYVDKFTEARTRAGFEMLVDNFSAGIVGGAMAIVGFLGIGPIVQAVTTAAGNAVEWLITNNLLPVASVLIEPAKVLFLNNAINHGVLSPLGVAQAAEQGKSILFMLESNPGPGLGLLLAYLLFGPRELRPSTPAAMIIHFFGGIHEIYFPYVLMKPRLIAAVIAGGAAGVFTFMITGAGLVATPSPGSIFAYLAVTPKGGWLGSSLGILVATAVSFAVAALLLGFGRGEKAADEEVSSTEPATKEA
- a CDS encoding PTS lactose transporter subunit IIB: MDAKDIRKIIVACDAGMGSSVMLASTLRKQLKDSGVTVEHTPVNSIPDDADVVLCHAGLAARARAAAPGKLLVPFQIFLGDPAVTRLVNTIKNGGTVDA
- a CDS encoding PTS sugar transporter subunit IIA; this translates as MRDDLLDPRAVRLHESAADRDAAIRLCGRLLVEVGAVAEPYVEAMLERERSISTYVGEGVAIPHGTDASKEDIKRDAICVVRFPGGVDWDGEQVTLCVGIAAREGGHVPLLAALAEILLDPDRARALREATEVSQVMKELV
- a CDS encoding zinc-dependent dehydrogenase; translated protein: MKVARFHAPGDIRIEDAPEPVAGPGELKIRVRNCSTCGTDAKIFKFGHHHIRPPRVMGHEIAGEVVDTGARVQVIAAIPCGTCAECLRGRQTVCPNQESMGYHYDGGFAEYMIIPAKVLAVDGVNAIPDGVGFAEASVAEPLACVLNGQELAGVGAGDDVVVMGAGPIGCLHVRLARARGAARVFLVDVNAQRLAMAAELVSPDAAIDADPVEQVLKLTGGRGADVVITAAASGAAQEQAVRMAARQGRISFFGGLPKDDPIIALDSNLVHYRELTIVGANGSSPAHNASALRLVAEGAVVVSDLITHRLPLPQVLDGIDLVSRGAAIKVTIEP
- a CDS encoding HPr family phosphocarrier protein, with the protein product MAHRTVAVASASGLHARPAKLFVQEAVRLGVPVTVRLGEKAVPAKSMLGVLSLGAVQGTEVTLEADGPGAEEALDALASLLSRDLDAEEALDA
- the ptsP gene encoding phosphoenolpyruvate--protein phosphotransferase, which gives rise to MPDTPLRPGVAEPQPGTRAGGSRPDSGPWTGAGGRLTGLGVSQGRAAGPVIRMAGPPRLPAPHPVADPGAEAATVVKALGAVAADLAQRATGAQGEAAEILEALAMIADDPMLREEAEGKARSGLDAAHALDAAFTHHRDALAALGGYLAERAADLDDLKHRAVAFALGLPMPGLPSPGHPYVLVAADLSPADTAGLGDDVLALVTERGGPTSHTAILARGRGLPAVVACPEIAGVPDGTIVGVDGTTGEIALGLSAAEAVEVGERDRAEKARLAASHGPGRTADGHPVKLLLNVGSAADLRPGAEGVGLFRTEFLFLDRRQAPSFEEQVAAYTEVFTQAETVIVRTLDAGTDKPLPFLGLPGEPNPALGVRGLRVDRMLPDVLDTQLDAIAEAARAAGAQAWVMAPMVTTMGEASGFARRARAKGIARVGVMVEVPAAALRARRLLQEVDFLSIGTNDLAQYTFAADRQHSSLADLLDPRQPALLELIARCAEAGREAGKPVGVCGEAAGDPLLAPLLVGLGVTSLSMAPVCVPAVREALAALTLQECRERARAALD
- a CDS encoding cold-shock protein — its product is MATGTVKWFNAEKGFGFIAQDNDGPDVFAHYSNIVASGGYRELHEGQKVSFDVVQGQKGLQAENIVAA
- a CDS encoding ATP-dependent Clp protease ATP-binding subunit, which codes for MADMPFRSFFGGDPFRGFEELTGRVFGGVEGWPPTRPSVQRVDVGKLLSASAREVLRRALEAAGQRGAPDLDVLDLLDALIDDDVTQAMLRTAGVDLGRLRDRIDEMSGPGLPAEPPTTLSPAAKRAILDAQRISRALQSSYIGPEHLLLAAAANQDSSAARLLQEQGVSANELQQAILAGPARRGEARRATNTPSLDEYGRDLTEQARQGKIDPVVGREDEIEQSIEVLSRRTKNNPCLIGEPGVGKTAIVEGIAQRIVNGSVPDPLKDRRVVALDLTGMVAGTKYRGEFEDRIKKVIDEVREHADEIIVFIDEVHNLVGAGAAEGGMDAANILKPALARGELHVVAATTIDEYRKNIEKDAALERRFQPILVAEPTVEETVAILAGLRDAYEAHHQVRITDEALDAAATLSARYISDRFLPDKAIDLMDQAAARVRLRSRTPGSDVRELEERLDSLRRDKDQAVAADDFDRAKDLTREIEKVRPELQRARQGTETVPQVMVEDIAEVVSRRTGIPVTQLTEQERDRLMRLEEHLHQRVIGQDEAVTAIAEAVRRARAGLSDPNRPIGSFLFLGPTGVGKTELARALAAALFGGEEHMVRIDMSEYQERHTLSRLIGAPPGYVGYEEAGQLTEAVRRRPHGVILLDEVEKAHPDVMNILLQMLDDGRLTDGHGRTVDFTNTIVIMTSNLGAQLILESTADPAQLESRLMDLLRRSLRPELLNRIDETIVFKRLERDQLRRIVDLMLERTRQRLRGQDVTLEVTDPAKDWLAQRGYQPEFGARPLRRTVQRELDNRLSTMLLTGEVSEGGRVTVDIENDQLRLRAVDPKRVLD
- a CDS encoding aldo/keto reductase translates to MTQEVNQRKLDAVEKLAVLSAEAGITLIELSIAFTIRHRAVTSAIIGPRTMEHLESQLTAADVRLSDDVLDRIDEIVAPGVTLNPADAGWQPPQLAEASLRRRPLT
- a CDS encoding aldo/keto reductase, whose product is MTEYRVLGRTGLKVSPLCLGAMMFGWWGESDPGESARIIDRALDAGINFIDTADVYSQGQSEEFVGQALAKSGKRDHVVLATKCHGVMGEGPNERGNSRRWIFQAVENSLRRLGTDWIDLYQIHRPDPDTDIEETLGALTDLVRQGKVRYLGSSTFPAHQIVEAQWASDRRGLERFVCEQPPYSPLVRGIEAGVLPVAEKYGMGVIVWSPLAGGWLSGNR
- a CDS encoding SDR family oxidoreductase encodes the protein MRIIIAGGHGKIGLRLAERLKSGVVGLVRNPAHVADVEATGAEAVVCDLEKASLDEVTEIVRGADAVVFAAGAGPGSGAARKDTVDRAASVLLADAAERAGVGRFIQISSMGAGRPPAPGRDEVWAAYIDAKTAAEEDLRRRDGLAWTIVRPGRLTDEPGTGLVRLAPEVPPGSVPRDDVAAVIMALLDNPGTAGRTLELVSGATPIRTLVATE